From a single Eretmochelys imbricata isolate rEreImb1 chromosome 13, rEreImb1.hap1, whole genome shotgun sequence genomic region:
- the LOC144273126 gene encoding olfactory receptor 11A1-like — MADVERGNQSDVTEFILRGFRILYPFQIGPFVLVLLTYLTTVAGNTLVIFTILVDQGLHTPMYFFLGNLSFLDIWYTSNIVPKMLQGFLAEKGVAISFSGCVMQLYIFGSQAATEILLLTVMAYDRYLAICRPLRYTSLMKTRECIKLASCSWLGGFLFNPVIMAWIYRLRFCGPNEIDHFFCDFMPLVKLSCSDTHLITLAAFLLSSTATLIPFLLTLTSYSFIITAIVKNPSSTGRQKAFSTCTSRLIVVSTFYGALAMVYMVPTASATINLNKMFSLLYSLVTPLLNPLVYSLRNKDVNDALKTVATRLLDFRRR; from the coding sequence ATGGCAGATGTTGAGAGGGGAAACCAAAGCGATGTTACAGAATTCATCCTCCGCGGGTTCAGGATCCTCTACCCATTCCAGATTGGTCCCTTTGTGCTGGTTCTGCTAACGTACCTCACCACCGTGGCTGGGAACACCCTGGTCATTTTCACCATTCTGGTTGACCAAggccttcacacccccatgtatttcttcctaggGAACTTGTCCTTCTTGGATATCTGGTACACATCCAACATCGTCCCCAAAATGCTGCAAGGTTTCCTGGCTGAGAAGGGTGTGGCGATTTCCTTCAGCGGCTGTGTCATGCAGCTTTATATCTTTGGCTCCCAGGCAGCCACCGAGATCCTCCTGCTAACGGTGATGGCCTACGATCGCTACTTGGCAATATGCAGGCCGCTACGTTACACATCCCTCATGAAGACGAGGGAGTGCATTAAGCTGGCATCCTGCTCTTGGCTGGGTGGCTTCCTCTTCAACCCAGTGATAATGGCCTGGATTTACAGACTACGTTTCTGTGGCCCTAATGAAATCGACCATTTCTTTTGTGACTTCATGCCCCTGGTCAAGCTGTCATGCAGTGACACCCACCTGATCACCTTAGCGGCATTCTTGCTGTCCTCTACAGCcaccctgatccccttcctgctAACCCTGACATCCTACTCATTCATCATCACGGCAATAGTAAAAAACCCTTCCAGCACTGGGAGGCagaaggccttttccacctgcacCTCCCGCCTTATTGTGGTCAGCACTTTCTATGGGGCTCTGGCCATGGTCTACATGGTGCCGACGGCAAGCGCAACCATCAACCTAAACAAAATGTTCTCCCTTCTCTACAGCCTGGTCACCCCATTGCTCAACCCCCTGGTCTACTCCCTGAGAAACAAGGATGTGAATGATGCTCTGAAGACAGTGGCCACTAGACTGTTGGATTTTCGAAGGAGGTAG